The genomic stretch CTTATGTTGCCAAAATTGTACTTCTTTATTACAAGTatctttttaactgttttaaaatacacTCTCTTACACTAAATGTCATGGTAGCTACTTTATAACAGCTTAAAAGGAATACCTAAGCTTTTATATTATTCCAAacaattctgtattacaaatccACTGACATCACTTTAATATTAATTGCCTCAAGCTATCaaccataaattaaaacttttatgaagAAGTTATTTGAAATCCTTATTAAGATTATAGGTAATAAATGATatctataatttttcaaatatttataaatgaataatttaattatcatcATCACTCTCCTTTGATAAAATGGATCCAAACCAAATCCATAATCTTAATCCATTATGTTTTAATACGCTTTTGGTAAAATcgaataatgataatataaattattgttatttactttcttaataataaacacaatatatttcttCTGTTTCATAAATTCTGTGTTAcctaatacaaaatacaaaattttacatgcaaaatCCACCACTGTTCAAGTATATGTCTCTACAAGCATAGAGTGTCTAATAAATAGGAAGTAACTGATagtgtaagaaataaaattattggtttaCAGAAGGGTTTCAGCTCGTCAGGACACCGACATGGTCAAATGTTATTATTCTATCACAATAATCTAGGCAAAAATTTTCGTAAGattcttttcatatattttttattcattttaaataactataaatctttttataatcaTCTCTGTTCCACTATGTAATTTTAACTGTAGTATTAATATTATCggtaaaaaactataaaaaaaggaATACTATCTTGTATGATTTTACTTagattttgtgtatttataatgtcCGTTAGAGCGATATTGTATTACATTGAGTGAAGTTATTTCTTTAAGTTATAACGTATGTTCTatgaaaacagattttatataattttaagtataattacaGTTTGACACAGCCATACGTGTTTGCATTTCAGGGACTAACACCTCCATTTTCAAACGATGAACGTCCAACAGCCAGGGAATGGCCAACTTCAAGAATCGACCCACCAACAACCTACGATAAATCATCTTCAAACACCGATCCATTTACAGCAAACAACGAGCTTCCATCAAACAATGAGACACCTACACCGAGTGAAGCTCCAAATGAAAACTATTACCCAGCAACATCTAATGAAGATCCGCCTTCAAGTTATGACCGACCAAAGTGATGATCCGCCGTCGAGCAATATCCTTCCTGCAGCCAACGGcgaacaaacttcaaacaatgagCCACGTACAGAGAGTGAAGATCCAAATAACACAATTACCCACCAACGTCTTATGAAGATCTGCCTTCAAATTATGAGTGACAGAAGTGAAGATCCGCCTTCAAACAAAGGCTTTTCTACAGACAACgacaaacaaactttaaacattgaGCCACCCACAGTGAGTGATGATATACGTAACACAAGTATTCACCACCATATATTAAAGATCCGCCTTCAAATTATGACCAACCGAAATTCAATGATTGAATGTGTGCCGTAATTTAACTAATTGTTGTCTATTtagtcaattaaaaattaaagtctgCAGATTAAATGGTTCTCAAGGTATATATTGTTCTCCAGTTATTTCACATCagagtgaaaattaaaaaaatatacacattaagtcACAATAAATAATGCATGTGTTAACATATTGTGTTAATGggtcaaatattaaaatctcatgAGTGTACTGAAtttgatacaaataaatttattctgcTACTCCATacttgccatcatggttacccacaagaataatgtgaaataattatttaacactcAATAAAATCCAAACTAATGAAAATTACTATCACCGAGCTATATACAGAAATCTATCATTCCTTTATAActtgattttctttatacattataCGTAAATAGGGTTTAGTAACAATTACAAGGGTATAAGTCAGTTGCTTCTGAAGTATCGTGTAAAAAGAACATACAGATACACCTAAACACAAATCGTAGAACCCTTGAGCCATAGGCTCAGccaattaacataaattattttattatagcaGTTCCACACTGAGGAAGTGAATTACCAACTTATTGATTCAGTAGTAGGACTACATACGTTATTTACTATCCTGTCAAGTTTGCAATAGTTtcatagttattaatttataaaaattcaggaTTTATCCTTAACATCTGTGTTAGAGAGCTCAAATAATGATCCAGTTCTCTCTTAAACTATGGAATTACAAAACATAAGTTACCATATTCAGTAGATGTGGAATGGTTGCGACTGTTTTCCTATCCTGTATGTCCATGATTCCTTCTAATGTCCGTTTCAATTTCAATTCAGTCCAATGTCAATCGTTAAAAATAcctggatatttaaaaataatcccaTGCTTCTCCCGTGGTAATGGGGAAGTATGGGGCCTGCTCTAAATTAAGATCTGATAATTCTGCAGCATGagggttttaataaaattatagtgtaaAGTGAATTATTAAGAcgatacatttttcaaatatatatgacTGTCTCTCATACtcctatattaaatatacaatagtaGTTGGCATAGAGCAATCTAAGTAAAACAAATGTACGTTTTAATCCCTTACTAAAGCATAGGTATCCAGCTAGTCGTATGTATATTatgaatgaacatttttttaagatatttggaaattttgatGTTGGATActcaattataaaaacttaatggACAGATGTGGACGAAATTTCtgactttattatgtttataaaactgtGACATATCTTTTTTCTGTATATCATCCACAAAATACCCTTACCGTAAATAACAAAACGCATCGTGTCTCACAGGACATCAGTACTTCGTACTTATTTGTTTGCATAAACACTCGTTGTTTTGTGAAATGCATACAGTAATTATACATGGCGTGATAAATGGGACATCGCTCCCTATATTTAATGATAGGcatatgataataattatatttatatacgataatataatttctatactAAACCAATTAAATAAGATGATATATGTAATAGACATTTAGAAACGAGAGCATATACTCTCCTGATGCAGTTCTAAACATAttcataagttttaaaatctaCTATTCAGATAGAAAGCAAAGGCTGTGAGCTTAATAAATAGCTCATCCCATAAATAGCGAATCCATACctttatggaaattaaattaatcgTAATTGCTGTTAATAAATCGAGACAGTTGCAAAGTTCATATCTTTATTTCCTTTTATGTGTATGCCTGTTTAGGTTTTCTAAACGTTTcgaacataattattaataattcccAGATATTATTTCACCCGTGCAAAACAAGATATGAGCGTCAGAATAAACTCTTGATACCTTTATGAACACTAAAATAATCTCATGTACGCCAAATtacgttataaatatttcatatgaatctcttatattacatcataagtgcttttacttaGTACTATAAggatgtcaatttaaaaaaatgctgttGAAGCACTGTGTTTCGGCTAGCTAGTGTACATATAAGTTGCAAAATATTCCATATTTAGTAAGGGACTGCGGAAATGTAAGTTCGTCACgtaaaaaatactgtataattaacCCTAATTAGCGACATTGACGTGAAAAGAAAACGTACAAATCCTACTTAATAATCTGTTGGTACTAATAAAATTCGTTTGAGTGTAATTTGCTAACGAGTTAGAGTGACGTCAATTCCAGGGACTAATGCTATTTTAACTTAACACTTGCAACTTTCTCAAGTACTTTGCACACGTCTACCAAATCTAGAGATGTGTGTCTCAAATTCAAAGAAAAGTgtcttacattaaatatttactttatgacatATAATAGAAGGATAAAATTTTCCGTTTGTCAGCAAAtggcaaaatattattattttgaatgtcaTTATGTaacaaaagattataaaaatgttaacagtCTGGCTGCTATTGGATGAAACTAATATTAGAAAAGGCAAATACTAAGGTAAATGTTTTAGATTATCTggttccttaaaaatatttttgttttcacagTTATACATTATTCAAAGAGTAATGGAAATGTTTAAGTAGGTCCATAGAAACACGTAATAAATGTACACTGGGAAAAACACACACGTAATGTAAGGAAAACAGGggggaaaaatttgaaaaatttagcATAAAGGTAACATATAATTTCGAATTAAATAAGGCAAATAGAAACGAACATTTGGTTTGGAATTATATTAGTTAGGTTAtggaatacaataaaaaatcGTGAAGAGTTTtatgtttggtaaaatatttttcttttgcgGCAAATCCCTTATTAGGCATTCAATTTAAAGGGAACACTGGTTAACCTtcatttgaattattgttttttaacaaactttattgAAGTATTTGTGATAAATAAACTATAGTTATAGGGCTATACAATTAGTTGTAGTGTATTAGTTGCAAAATTAAATACAGCCATCTGCTTCTTTTACATCGTTATCTGAAGTGGTTGTACTGAAAGTGAAGGGAACAATTTTAGAGTGGCAGAGTACACTAATGTACAGTCTAATCTGATTGCATCTGATAGAGACGAAGCATCATGT from Homalodisca vitripennis isolate AUS2020 chromosome 2, UT_GWSS_2.1, whole genome shotgun sequence encodes the following:
- the LOC124353406 gene encoding uncharacterized protein LOC124353406, which produces MFAINLFYISFAVVLVHSNSQPGLTPPFSNDERPTAREWPTSRIDPPTTYDKSSSNTDPFTANNELPSNNETPTPSEAPNENYYPATSNEDPPSSYDRPK